DNA from Polaribacter sp. NJDZ03:
CTGCTGGAGGAGGAGATTTTAATCAGCCATTAATGAATGATAATACCGGTGGTATGATAATTCCAGTTCCTGGAGTTGATGATTTTGCTTATCGATTAATTTTTAATGGAGCAACTCCGCAAAGGTTAAATGAATTTTTAACAAATTTAGGTGCTCCTGTACCACCAGTATCTACAAATGCTGGAGTAAGTTTGGCAGCAGATGGTAGTATTTTTACAAATGTTGGAGTGCCAGGTGCAAAGAGTACTCATATCAACCTTAATGGTTATGCAAGTTTGAACCCATATTTTGGACGAATGGCAAACTCACCATCAGTTTCTATGTTAGAGTATGCAATTGCACAAAACCCAACATTTTTTACATTAACAGAAATTGGTGGTAATGATGTTTTAGGATATGCTACAACAGGAGGAGATGGTACAAACCCAATTACACCAATAGCTACTTTCGATTTTGTCTTTAATGACATGGTAAATCAATTAACAGCGGTTTCTCCTAAAGGAGTTATTACAAATGTTCCTAATATTACAGATTTACCACATTTTACAACGGTACCTTTTAATCCTTTAGATCCTAATGATAAAGATACAGGTGCTGGGCTTAAAGCTCAAATACCTACATTAAACACTGTTTACGGAGGTATAAATAGAGTTTTTACAGCTTTAGGTGAAACAGATAGAATTATTGAGTTTTCTTTAGAAAATACAAACCCAGTTGTAATAAAGGATGAAAATTTAACAGATATATCTGCTCAAATTACTGGAGGCTTACTTTCTAGTGCTACCTTTGTTCCTTTTGTTCAGCAATTTGGTCTTCCTGCAGAAGCAGCTCCATTAGTTGCCTCTTTATTTGGGCAATATTATGGACAAGCAAGACCTGCAACTGCAAAAGATTTATTAGTGTTATCTAGTAGTGGGGTAATAGGTAAAATAAATACTACTTCTTTACAATTTTTAATGAGTAAAGGGTTGCCACAAGCTTTAGCGGGTCAGTTTTCTGCAGAAGGAGTAACACTTCCATTAGCAGATAAATGGGTGTTAACACCAGAAGAACAATTAGAAATTAAAACGGCTACAGATGGTTATAATGCTACAATTGCTAGTGTTGCTAGTGCAAAAGAGTTAGCTTTTGTAGATTTAAATGCTATTTTAAATGAAGCTT
Protein-coding regions in this window:
- a CDS encoding G-D-S-L family lipolytic protein, translated to MKNYKYIGLFLLTLSLTSCDVNNELDTISEDATAVALNANGLDFSKYISLGASFTAGYTDGALFKAGQENSFPNILATKFKAAGGGDFNQPLMNDNTGGMIIPVPGVDDFAYRLIFNGATPQRLNEFLTNLGAPVPPVSTNAGVSLAADGSIFTNVGVPGAKSTHINLNGYASLNPYFGRMANSPSVSMLEYAIAQNPTFFTLTEIGGNDVLGYATTGGDGTNPITPIATFDFVFNDMVNQLTAVSPKGVITNVPNITDLPHFTTVPFNPLDPNDKDTGAGLKAQIPTLNTVYGGINRVFTALGETDRIIEFSLENTNPVVIKDENLTDISAQITGGLLSSATFVPFVQQFGLPAEAAPLVASLFGQYYGQARPATAKDLLVLSSSGVIGKINTTSLQFLMSKGLPQALAGQFSAEGVTLPLADKWVLTPEEQLEIKTATDGYNATIASVASAKELAFVDLNAILNEASTSGVVFDGYTMTTNLVTGGLISLDGIHLTSRGYALMANKILASIDAKYGSNFTTATNSLAKAGAYPTNYSPSLK